The Bradyrhizobium oligotrophicum S58 genome contains the following window.
GGCGCGAGCTATCGGATCGAACGATTCTACACCGTCAACCTGGCGATGCTGACGGCCGGAGTCGCCATCGCAGCCGCGATCATCGCCGCTCCACTGCACGCTCTCTATCGCAACAATCACGGCTATGAAGAAGGCCGCACCTTCTATCAGCAGACGGCGCAGGAAGCGACGCGGCAATGGCGGGAGTTGACCGGCAGGCCCCTCGCGCATGTCGGCGGCACCGAAAGCCTTGCGCTTGCGACCACCTTCTATAGCGACGATCACCCTTCCTACGGCCTCCCCACCACAGCTCGTCAACCGATTTCGGACAGCCCGGCCGAGGCGAATGACGACCGCGGCTGGGTCTCGCTGTGCTTCCGGGACCAGACGGATTGCATCGCAGCCGCGGAATCGGCCGCTCGCCCAGGGGACTACGTCAAACGCGAGTTCGTGGTGCAGGCCCGACTGTTCGGATGGACCGGATGCACGCGGACGGTGGTCGCATTCCTGGTGACACGCTAAGGCGGCGCGCAGCCCGACCGCACCAACCATCGTTCGACGGCTTCGAGTCAGCCGGCAGTCGAACCGCCGACGGCGCTCCGCTACTGACCCTGCCGCTGCGCGTCCGTGTTTCCGCGCCAGCGGGACCAGATGCGTGCCTGCGCAATCTTCGAGGCATCGATGGTTTTGCCGTTGCCGACGTCTTGCGATCGGATAACGCCGGCGATGGCCACCTCGACGACGGCGCCGCCGATCTGCGCCGCGCGCCGTCCCTCGATCGCAAGACGACCGTCCGGCAACACCTGCGTGATCACGGCGGCCACGCTCATGCGCCTCGGGTCTCGGCGCGACGCCGTCAATTGGCCTGCGGCGCTGCCCGGCCCCGCGCTTCTCGGCTCTCCGGCTCCAACCGTCTGCTGTTTGGGCGCGCTGGAGACAATCATGCGCTCGTCGACATTGACGTCAACCGTCAGGATGTCGCCAATCTGCGCTGAGCGCCGCGTCCTGGAAACGACGCGGGATTCGCTTCGCTGCTGCGATGGAGGATGCGCCGGAACCGGCGCGATCAGTGAGGCCGCCGGAGCCGGCTCCGTGTCCGGACGAGGCGCAGCCTCACTGGACGGCGGCACTTCCGAAGACGATGGACCGTCGAGTTGAGCGCAGCCGCCTGCCAATCCGAAGGCACCGACGGCCATGAGCGTGCGTGCGACGCTGCGAACCATCACGCGCGGCCTCGCGCAGAGATGGACCGATCGATCAGGAGAGAGCGAGCACCACCCGCTTCACCGCTCATGACTGCCCGCAACTGGTAGCACAGGACTGCTCGCGCAGGACGGAAGGCGTTCGATCGCGAGCGAGCGATGCGTACAGCTTTGCGCTCATTTGGCTAATCAGCACGTCATGGGACTTTCAAGAAGCGCTTCAAATTGCTCGATCATGGGCATCCGGCATAGTGGATGCGGACATGTCGAGGCGACGCAGGACGCATCGGTCACGTCGCCGCATCCGGGCGCCGCACGCTCTGGATCGAAGGCAAGGCCCCGCATTGGCGGGACCTTGCGCATTGCGGATACGTGAAGGCTTCAGTCGCCGTCCCAAGCTCCGTCCGAATAGCCGTCTCTGTAGCCGGACAGATAGCCACTGCCATAGCCATCACCATGGCTGCCGCCATATCCGGCGTCATACTCGTAGACACGGTAACGACGATAGACGACCGGAGGCGGCGAATAGTCCTCGTAGCTGTAGACATAGCTGGGAGCGGAACGGGCGGTCGCCGCAGACCCGAGAAGGGCTCCGATCGCCAGACCTCCCACCACGCCGGCTGCCACCGCCGCTCCGCGGTTGCCGCCGGCGCTGGCCGGCGTCGTGATCGTGGCTGCCATGGTCGATGCCACGATCAGAAGCGCGCAAATCCGTTTCATTCTGTTCTCCTTGCATTCGGCTCAGCCGTCGCGGCAGGAGAGTCGCGGTTGCGGCTTACGGCATCATTACAGATCGCGGCACCACGACCTCGTCATCAGAACGCCTCTGAACCCAGTTCGGTCCGCCGGCTGCCGTGCGTATGTCCGAACAACGCGATGAACGTGCGACCGCAGACGTCGTTACGGAGAAGAGACACCAGGTACAAAGAGGAATTTGAGATAGAGCGAGGCGAAGCATTGCAGGCCGTTCGGGGGCGTGGGGCTGGGTCACAACCCGAACGGCCTGCTCACTGGACTCCGACGACGTTCGAAGCCATGCGGTGCCAGCTTTTCTTGGAGAGGTGCCGCAGGTGGGACGGAGCCAACCTGATCAGGTCGAGCTTTCAGTTCTGCGACACCTCTCCAATGTCATTCCGGTCAAGCGCCACATCGTGGGGTGGAGAGTCATCGCTGCCGACACGCGCGGTCGATTGCGAAACTGATGTGACGTCGACCGCAAGGACAGTTCGAAAACTAGGTTCTCGCCCTTACCGCAGGATTACATCGCGCGTTCGATCGGGCACTCTCCGGGCCCGGACTACACCAGTGCAACCGACAGGAGCGAGGATCCGTCTACATCTGGCCCGGATCTCGCTCGCGCCGCATGTACCCGGGCATCTCTCCCATGGCTGATCGGGAAAAATCCAATGCGGGTGGTGTGTATGAACCCGGCTCTCGTGACGGATCACCCTGCCATCTCGAGGCTGCATCGGGACATCGCGCAGCGGGCGACCGATACATGCACGGACGAAGCACAACCAGTGTTGTTACGTGGCAACATCCGCAACATGTTTCGATGCCGCGCGACTTTTCTGAAAGCGCGTACT
Protein-coding sequences here:
- a CDS encoding flagellar basal body L-ring protein FlgH is translated as MVRSVARTLMAVGAFGLAGGCAQLDGPSSSEVPPSSEAAPRPDTEPAPAASLIAPVPAHPPSQQRSESRVVSRTRRSAQIGDILTVDVNVDERMIVSSAPKQQTVGAGEPRSAGPGSAAGQLTASRRDPRRMSVAAVITQVLPDGRLAIEGRRAAQIGGAVVEVAIAGVIRSQDVGNGKTIDASKIAQARIWSRWRGNTDAQRQGQ